The DNA region GGTACGATACCCCCACGCAAACCTACGCCACTTCCTTTGCCGACTTAAAAGCTTTTTTGCAGCGACTAGAACGTGCTCATGCGGAATAAGGCTAGTGAGATGTAGATGTCCGCAATAGTCCTCAACGCGCAGCGTAGACGGTTGCTGTACCTCAGGGTTTAAGCTGTTTGAACCCGTCGTACAGCAAGAAATTAAACACAAACTCAGCTCCATACTCTAACGTATAGATAGATAGAGAGTGTAACTATGGCAATAGATCAATGATCAATGAAGCCATAAAACTCTTTCAATGGGTTTACCCGAATGTAAAGGCAAAATGGTAGGCTCTAGGTAAAGACCTAGACATCGATTTTCGAATTATCTGAGAGGGATCTGAACGAATGAAACGACTCGTTGGTGTGCTGACCGTCTTATTCGGTCTGCTTATCAGTAGCTTTTGTGGGTTTGGGGTTTCCCAGCAGGCGATCGCTGCAAATTTGAGCAGTCCCGTTTTCGGTTCAGCACCAGTACTGGCCGCCGAACTCAATGCCGTTGATGAAAAACGGGTAGAGTTGGGCGATAAAATTGACTTAAACAATACAAATGTTCGTGCTTTTACGCGCTATCCGGGCATGTACCCGAAAATTGCAAGCATGATTATTCAAAACGCTCCGTTTAATAGCGTTGATGATGTATTCAAGATGCCGGGTTTGACGGAAAAACAAAAGGAAATTTTGAGAAAATACGAAGACATTCTCACCGTCACAACTCCTGATGATGCATTGACGGAAGGTGGCGATCGCTTTAACAACGGAATTTACGGAGGTTAAGTGGACTGCGCTGAGCCTGTTCCTGTTTAAAAGATGCGCGACTGGATCAGCACGGTTTGGTTAACTCTGCGTATATTGAACCTAATTGCGTGAGTGTTATTCATAGGTATGTATAGAGTGTAGGCAATGCCTGCACTCTTTCAGTATCCTTGGCAGCAGATGCGGTATTACGAGCCCTTTTCGTCCC from Synechococcales cyanobacterium T60_A2020_003 includes:
- the psbU gene encoding photosystem II complex extrinsic protein PsbU, with amino-acid sequence MKRLVGVLTVLFGLLISSFCGFGVSQQAIAANLSSPVFGSAPVLAAELNAVDEKRVELGDKIDLNNTNVRAFTRYPGMYPKIASMIIQNAPFNSVDDVFKMPGLTEKQKEILRKYEDILTVTTPDDALTEGGDRFNNGIYGG